From Candidatus Hydrogenedentota bacterium, a single genomic window includes:
- a CDS encoding ABC transporter ATP-binding protein: protein MAEPLLKIESISAGYGPIEAIRDVSLEVFPGEIVTLIGSNGAGKTSTLHSISGTLKIRSGAINFSGVRVDGMPAHKIVTTGLIQVPEGRRIFAKLSVLENLQLGAYIRNDKDIQRDLDRVMEMFPILKERKTQLGGTLSGGEQQMLAIGRALMTRPKLLLMDEPSMGIAPLLTAKIFDTIRQLNEDGMTILLVEQNAHLALGIAKRAYVMETGAIVLQGDARALMVDPKVTKAYLGED from the coding sequence ATGGCCGAACCGCTTCTCAAGATTGAATCCATCTCCGCCGGCTACGGCCCCATTGAGGCCATCCGCGACGTGTCGCTGGAAGTGTTCCCCGGCGAGATCGTCACCCTCATCGGGTCCAACGGCGCCGGCAAGACGTCCACGCTCCACTCGATCTCCGGCACGCTCAAGATCCGTAGCGGCGCCATCAACTTCAGCGGCGTGCGCGTCGATGGCATGCCCGCCCACAAGATCGTGACCACGGGCCTGATCCAGGTGCCCGAGGGCCGCCGCATCTTCGCGAAGCTGTCCGTGCTGGAGAATCTCCAACTCGGTGCCTACATCCGCAACGACAAGGACATCCAGCGCGATCTCGACCGCGTCATGGAAATGTTCCCCATCCTCAAAGAGCGTAAGACCCAGCTTGGTGGCACCCTTTCCGGCGGCGAACAGCAGATGCTCGCCATCGGACGCGCCTTGATGACAAGACCCAAACTTCTCCTCATGGATGAGCCCTCCATGGGCATCGCGCCCCTGCTGACGGCGAAGATCTTCGACACCATCCGCCAGCTCAACGAAGACGGCATGACCATCCTCCTCGTGGAGCAGAACGCCCACCTCGCCCTCGGCATCGCCAAGCGCGCCTACGTCATGGAAACCGGCGCCATCGTGCTCCAGGGCGACGCCCGCGCACTCATGGTGGACCCGAAAGTCACGAAGGCGTATCTGGGCGAGGACTAG
- a CDS encoding ABC transporter ATP-binding protein, producing the protein MSLLQVDNLTLRFGGLTAVNKVSFTMKPGQIMAVIGPNGAGKTSLFNAISGVYSPDTGTILLNGKTASRPFTRRTIAGLVAAALFTMVFFVTLVNLEALWEAAIAANYVYQEAFPWGAAIKSTVTYLRETESRYVLGAGILGAIMGAASFYTVWWRGRFAPHVAAAAGLARTFQNPRLFYEMSVLENVLVGMDRRLSTRFWHAAFRLPLHHRDNKEAVARAMEILRFVKLDHLASDEAASLCYGHQRKLEIARALASEPCLLLLDEPGAGMNPSEIVEIMQLIRDIRDKGVSVLLIEHHMRLVMGISDYVVVLEFGNKIAEGVPEEIRANPKVRAAYLGNPD; encoded by the coding sequence ATGAGCCTCCTCCAGGTCGATAACCTCACCCTGCGCTTTGGCGGCCTCACCGCCGTGAACAAGGTCAGCTTCACCATGAAGCCCGGCCAGATCATGGCCGTCATCGGACCCAACGGCGCGGGCAAGACATCCCTCTTCAATGCGATCAGCGGTGTCTACAGCCCCGATACCGGCACCATCCTCCTCAATGGAAAGACCGCTTCGCGCCCCTTTACCCGACGCACCATTGCGGGCCTGGTGGCGGCCGCGTTGTTCACCATGGTCTTTTTCGTCACCCTGGTAAATCTGGAAGCCCTCTGGGAGGCCGCGATAGCCGCCAACTATGTCTACCAGGAAGCCTTTCCCTGGGGCGCGGCCATCAAGAGCACCGTGACCTACCTGCGCGAGACCGAATCGCGTTACGTCCTCGGCGCCGGAATCCTCGGCGCCATCATGGGCGCGGCGAGCTTCTACACCGTCTGGTGGCGCGGGCGCTTCGCCCCTCATGTCGCCGCCGCCGCGGGCCTCGCGCGCACCTTCCAGAACCCTCGGCTCTTCTATGAAATGAGCGTCCTGGAAAACGTCCTTGTCGGCATGGACCGCCGCCTCAGCACGCGCTTCTGGCACGCCGCCTTCCGCCTGCCCCTCCACCACAGGGACAACAAGGAAGCCGTGGCCAGGGCCATGGAGATTCTCCGCTTCGTGAAACTCGATCACCTCGCGAGCGACGAGGCGGCCTCCCTCTGCTACGGACACCAGCGCAAGCTGGAAATCGCCCGAGCCCTGGCCTCCGAACCCTGCCTGCTCCTCCTCGACGAGCCCGGCGCCGGCATGAACCCCAGCGAAATCGTGGAGATCATGCAGCTCATCCGCGACATCCGCGACAAGGGCGTATCCGTGCTCCTCATCGAGCACCACATGCGCCTCGTCATGGGCATCTCCGATTACGTGGTCGTGTTGGAGTTCGGCAACAAAATCGCCGAGGGCGTCCCCGAAGAAATCCGCGCCAACCCCAAAGTGCGTGCCGCCTACCTGGGAAATCCCGACTGA
- a CDS encoding type II toxin-antitoxin system HicA family toxin codes for MMTRLPFLTPSELVAALKRVGFSLIPDRGRGSHSVLAHPDGREVVVAMHARELKRGTLVAIVKQAGFTQEEFQHFL; via the coding sequence ATTATGACCCGACTGCCATTCCTGACGCCGTCCGAACTTGTCGCAGCGCTCAAACGCGTGGGGTTCTCCCTGATTCCAGACCGGGGCCGCGGATCTCACTCTGTTCTTGCCCACCCAGACGGTCGCGAGGTAGTCGTGGCGATGCACGCCCGCGAATTGAAGCGTGGTACCTTGGTTGCCATCGTGAAGCAAGCGGGTTTTACGCAAGAAGAGTTCCAGCACTTTCTTTAG
- a CDS encoding branched-chain amino acid ABC transporter permease gives MGGAAERLSGWRAQTHWVLLALAAFLPVLDLVLPKEFQIADLVRPIFIFAILGMGLNVVTGFTGLLNLGVAAFMAIGAYSYAILTCDIYPFQLGFWTALILAAAAGAGAGVVLGLPTLRLRGDYLAIVTLGFGEMMQDSLKNLDVITKGTQGINPLPAPTLFGYAFVPEQPLPWYYLLLAILTVVVVLTRNLETSRVGRTLISIREDELAASCMGIDPMKAKLLAFAVGAAMCSSAGALWGAYLGSSGEPGNYDFQVSILALCIVIVGGMGSISGVLLGAFVMMGFNSIFLSKLSDFLTQKGMIGESVFSAPVNWKYMIFGLALIIMMRYRPEGLLPSRQVKAELHHGDAAPAKGDC, from the coding sequence ATGGGCGGCGCAGCGGAGCGACTTTCGGGCTGGCGCGCCCAGACCCACTGGGTGTTACTCGCTTTGGCGGCCTTCCTCCCCGTCCTCGATCTGGTGCTGCCCAAGGAATTTCAGATCGCCGATCTGGTGCGCCCCATCTTCATATTTGCCATTCTCGGCATGGGCCTCAATGTAGTAACGGGCTTCACTGGCCTGCTCAATCTGGGCGTGGCCGCATTCATGGCCATCGGCGCCTACAGCTACGCCATCCTGACTTGCGATATCTATCCCTTTCAGTTGGGCTTCTGGACCGCGCTCATCCTCGCCGCCGCCGCCGGCGCAGGAGCCGGAGTCGTCCTTGGCCTGCCCACCCTGCGCCTGCGCGGTGACTACCTGGCCATAGTAACCCTCGGCTTCGGCGAGATGATGCAGGACAGTCTCAAGAACCTCGACGTCATCACCAAGGGCACCCAGGGTATCAACCCCCTGCCCGCTCCCACCCTGTTCGGCTACGCCTTCGTACCGGAGCAGCCCCTGCCGTGGTACTACCTCCTGCTGGCGATTCTCACCGTCGTGGTGGTGCTCACCCGCAACCTGGAAACCTCCCGCGTGGGCCGCACGCTGATTTCCATTCGCGAAGACGAACTGGCCGCCTCCTGCATGGGCATTGACCCCATGAAAGCCAAGCTCCTCGCCTTCGCCGTAGGCGCCGCCATGTGCAGCAGCGCCGGCGCACTCTGGGGCGCCTACCTCGGCTCCAGCGGCGAGCCGGGCAACTACGACTTCCAGGTTTCCATCCTCGCCCTCTGCATTGTCATCGTGGGCGGTATGGGTAGCATCAGTGGTGTACTGTTGGGCGCATTCGTCATGATGGGTTTCAACTCCATCTTCCTCAGCAAGCTCTCCGATTTCCTCACGCAGAAAGGCATGATCGGCGAAAGCGTCTTCAGCGCCCCGGTCAACTGGAAGTACATGATCTTCGGCCTGGCCCTGATCATCATGATGCGGTACCGACCCGAGGGCCTGCTCCCGTCGCGCCAGGTGAAAGCCGAATTGCACCACGGCGACGCCGCACCCGCCAAGGGAGACTGCTGA
- a CDS encoding branched-chain amino acid ABC transporter permease, translated as MTDTEVLVQQLIIGLSNGMIIALIALGYTMVYGIVELINFSHGDLFMLGSFLALTVVGALGLDQVADPATAWWALIPLLIAVPAFCAVMNWTADRVAYRKLREAPRLAPLVSAIGVSFIYLNLGLFWGGLPMSVFNEGATAAAPKDFPALMSYNNLLGETSNISITPRELLVFFVTIPLLVALTMIIKFTRLGKAMRAVAQNPLAARLMGIDVDRTIGTAFFIGGGLAGVASVVYALYNNTIYYQMGFRVGIDAFTAAVLGGIGNLPGAVLGGIVIGLIRAMSDQYIATEWTNVCVFAVLILVLILRPSGLLGASQREKV; from the coding sequence ATGACCGATACCGAAGTACTCGTCCAGCAGCTCATCATCGGCCTGTCCAACGGCATGATCATCGCCCTCATCGCCCTGGGCTATACCATGGTGTACGGCATCGTGGAGTTGATCAACTTCTCCCACGGCGACCTTTTCATGCTGGGCTCCTTTCTCGCCCTCACCGTCGTGGGCGCGCTGGGCCTCGACCAGGTCGCCGATCCGGCCACGGCCTGGTGGGCCCTCATCCCGTTGCTGATAGCCGTGCCCGCCTTTTGCGCCGTCATGAACTGGACCGCCGACCGCGTGGCCTATCGCAAGTTGCGCGAGGCGCCCCGCCTGGCGCCTCTCGTGTCGGCCATCGGGGTTTCCTTCATCTACCTGAACCTCGGCCTCTTCTGGGGCGGCCTCCCCATGAGCGTCTTCAATGAAGGCGCCACCGCTGCGGCCCCAAAAGATTTCCCGGCTCTCATGTCCTACAACAACCTCCTCGGCGAGACGAGCAACATCTCCATTACCCCCAGAGAACTGCTGGTCTTCTTCGTTACCATCCCCTTGCTCGTCGCGCTGACCATGATCATCAAATTCACGCGGCTCGGCAAGGCCATGCGCGCCGTGGCCCAGAACCCCCTGGCCGCGCGCCTCATGGGTATCGACGTGGATCGCACCATCGGCACCGCCTTCTTCATCGGCGGCGGACTCGCGGGCGTGGCCAGCGTGGTTTACGCCCTCTACAACAACACGATTTATTACCAGATGGGCTTCCGCGTGGGCATTGACGCCTTCACCGCGGCGGTCCTCGGCGGCATCGGCAACCTGCCCGGCGCAGTCCTCGGCGGTATCGTTATCGGACTTATCCGCGCTATGAGCGATCAGTACATCGCCACGGAGTGGACCAACGTCTGCGTGTTCGCGGTGTTGATCCTCGTGCTCATCCTCCGCCCCTCCGGCCTACTCGGGGCCTCCCAGCGGGAGAAAGTCTGA
- a CDS encoding branched-chain amino acid ABC transporter substrate-binding protein has protein sequence MNSRRNFLKASAAAALAVAAAPVRAQDAQPIKIVSSLPHTGSANAQTKTMVNGIQLAIEEAGSKAGGFPLVYEAWDDASPERGQWDPAVEAANADKAVADPNIMAYIGTYNSGAAKIAMPKLNQAGLLMISPGNTWPGLTKPKVGEPNEPMVYRPSKKITYFRVVPADDIQGLVAARWTNEMGAKKVYILHDRELYGQGIATMFQKEAKVLGLDVLGFEGIDPKASNYRSLVTKIKQKRPDLVYFGGTTQTNAGQIAKDLRSANLNVKFMVPDGCFENAFIESAGPENVEGSAFITFGGVPADKLTGKGAEFYENYKKRFGSEPEAYAAYGYECGRVVIDAINRAGKKDRAAIIAATAATKDFDGVLGKWSFDENGDTTNTTMSCNTVKNGKFEFVKVFGQ, from the coding sequence ATGAACTCTCGTCGCAATTTCTTGAAAGCATCGGCGGCGGCCGCCCTCGCCGTGGCGGCGGCCCCCGTGCGGGCCCAAGACGCCCAGCCCATCAAAATCGTCTCCAGCCTGCCCCACACCGGCAGCGCCAACGCCCAGACCAAGACCATGGTCAACGGCATTCAACTGGCCATCGAAGAAGCGGGTTCCAAGGCGGGCGGCTTTCCGCTGGTCTACGAAGCCTGGGACGACGCCTCGCCCGAACGCGGCCAGTGGGACCCCGCCGTGGAAGCGGCCAACGCCGACAAAGCCGTGGCCGACCCCAACATCATGGCCTATATCGGCACTTACAACTCCGGCGCGGCGAAGATCGCCATGCCCAAGTTGAATCAGGCGGGCCTGCTTATGATCAGCCCCGGCAACACCTGGCCCGGCCTCACGAAGCCAAAAGTCGGCGAGCCGAATGAGCCCATGGTGTACCGCCCTTCCAAGAAAATCACCTATTTCCGCGTGGTGCCCGCCGACGACATCCAGGGCCTCGTGGCGGCACGGTGGACCAATGAAATGGGCGCAAAGAAAGTTTACATCCTCCACGACCGCGAGCTCTACGGCCAGGGCATCGCCACCATGTTCCAGAAGGAAGCCAAGGTCCTCGGCTTGGACGTGCTTGGCTTTGAGGGTATCGACCCGAAGGCCTCCAACTACCGCTCGCTGGTCACCAAGATCAAGCAGAAGCGCCCCGACCTGGTCTATTTCGGCGGCACCACCCAGACCAACGCGGGACAGATTGCCAAGGACCTGCGCTCGGCCAACCTGAACGTGAAGTTCATGGTGCCCGATGGTTGCTTTGAGAACGCTTTCATCGAATCCGCCGGCCCCGAGAACGTGGAAGGCAGCGCCTTCATCACCTTCGGCGGCGTGCCCGCGGACAAGCTCACGGGCAAGGGCGCGGAGTTCTACGAGAACTACAAGAAACGCTTCGGCAGCGAGCCCGAGGCCTATGCGGCCTACGGCTATGAATGCGGCCGCGTCGTCATCGACGCCATCAACCGCGCCGGCAAGAAAGACCGGGCCGCCATCATCGCGGCTACAGCAGCCACGAAAGACTTTGACGGCGTGCTCGGAAAATGGTCTTTTGACGAAAATGGCGACACGACCAACACCACCATGAGCTGCAACACCGTGAAGAACGGCAAGTTCGAGTTCGTCAAGGTGTTTGGACAGTAG
- a CDS encoding MoxR family ATPase — protein sequence MEQAALKELTPTEAVAKLAALKQNLNSVIQGKREVIDILVAAVTAGGSVLMEDVPGVGKTTLAKALARSLNAVYNRIQFTPDLLPADILGSSIYNPVDGNFNFRAGPIFCNVLLADEINRASPRTQSALLEAMSERQVTIEGQGRTLEAPFIVIATENPVEYHGTYPLPEAQLDRFLVQLNLGYPDAASEVDILYAHASEHPLESLEPAMDAGDLIAIQRLVRQVEVHRDIARYLVSIVQRTREDVRLKIGASPRASLMLFGAAKAAAFGAGRNFVLPDDVQTMARHVFPHRVMLTAKSKYDGSTKSGIINSLLDEVPVPV from the coding sequence ATGGAACAGGCTGCCCTGAAGGAACTTACCCCGACCGAGGCCGTGGCAAAGCTGGCGGCGCTCAAGCAGAACCTTAACTCGGTGATCCAGGGCAAGCGGGAAGTCATTGACATTCTCGTGGCGGCGGTGACGGCGGGGGGCTCGGTTCTGATGGAGGACGTGCCCGGGGTGGGCAAGACTACGCTGGCCAAGGCGCTGGCGCGCTCGTTGAACGCGGTTTACAACCGAATCCAGTTTACCCCGGACCTGCTGCCCGCCGATATTCTGGGTTCTTCCATCTACAATCCTGTGGACGGCAACTTCAATTTTCGTGCGGGTCCCATTTTCTGCAATGTGCTGCTGGCGGACGAGATCAACCGGGCCTCGCCCCGGACCCAGTCGGCCCTGCTGGAGGCCATGAGCGAGCGCCAGGTTACCATAGAGGGCCAGGGGCGCACACTGGAAGCCCCCTTCATCGTTATTGCCACGGAGAATCCGGTGGAGTACCACGGCACCTACCCCCTGCCCGAGGCCCAGCTTGACCGCTTTCTGGTCCAGCTCAATCTGGGCTACCCGGATGCGGCGTCGGAGGTGGACATTCTCTACGCCCATGCTTCCGAGCACCCGCTGGAGTCGCTGGAGCCCGCCATGGACGCCGGGGACCTTATCGCCATTCAGCGGCTGGTGCGCCAGGTGGAAGTCCATCGGGATATTGCCCGTTACCTCGTTTCCATTGTTCAGCGGACCCGGGAAGATGTCCGGCTGAAGATTGGCGCCAGCCCCCGGGCGTCGCTCATGCTCTTCGGCGCGGCCAAAGCGGCGGCCTTTGGGGCGGGTCGGAACTTCGTGCTGCCTGACGATGTGCAAACCATGGCGCGCCATGTGTTTCCGCACCGTGTGATGCTCACGGCCAAGTCGAAGTACGACGGAAGCACGAAGTCCGGGATTATCAACAGCCTGCTGGACGAAGTGCCTGTTCCGGTCTGA
- a CDS encoding type II toxin-antitoxin system HicB family antitoxin, whose translation MDRDLTYTIHLEPAEEGGYVVTVPALPAVITQGDNYAEAIAMAEDAIQTYIDYCISQGKDVPPDAPPDVPLDAQVRVKAPAAL comes from the coding sequence ATGGACAGAGACCTCACCTACACCATCCATCTCGAGCCCGCCGAAGAGGGCGGGTATGTCGTAACCGTGCCAGCCCTTCCCGCGGTGATCACGCAGGGCGACAACTATGCCGAGGCGATTGCCATGGCCGAAGATGCAATCCAGACGTATATCGACTACTGCATCAGCCAAGGCAAGGACGTGCCCCCCGATGCCCCGCCAGACGTGCCGCTGGATGCACAGGTTCGAGTAAAAGCCCCCGCGGCATTATGA